The following nucleotide sequence is from Firmicutes bacterium ASF500.
TTGTCCATGTCCTTTCTGGACACGGTCGCGCTGGTGGTTGTTCCAGAGGTCTTGGTCTCCACCTTCACCTCTACCGTGGTCGTTCCGCCGCTGGTCGCGGGCTCCCCCACAGTCACCTTGTCCGCGCTGGAGGACGACCCGCCGCTGCTGCCGCCGCTGCTGCTCGTCTTGGTGAATACGGGGTGGACTGTAGCCACTTGACCGCCCAAAATTGTCGTGTCATTCTCGGTAATATAGACAACATTGGTGTCATCGTTTACCGTATAAGTGTAGTAAGAACCGGTTTTGCTGGTCTCGTCACCCCAGACGACCTCATAGCCGCTGTCGGGCACCAGCCGAATCGTTGTGTCGCCGTCTGTGCTGTAAGTTCCGTCAATCTTCACAAGACTGGAATCGCTCTTGACCACATAGACACTGCCGTTGGTTGCAGAGTTCACGGTGATGGAGCCAGCAGTTCCCGTAGCAGCCACCGCCATTGTGGGGACCATGCCGACAACCATGCACAGAACCAGCAGTTTTGCTAAGATTTTTTTCTTCATATTTACTTGTTTCTCCTTTCATGGGACGATTTTCGGACACCACTGTGTCCGCTAACGGACCCCTCACAATGTGGGGTCCCTCGCGCGGGCCTTTCCCGTCCGGCCCCAGTATGGAAAAATACTGCTCGGGCGAGCGGCCGCCGCCGTCCGAACCCTCAATTCCTTACCCATTTGACTTCACCTCCTTTCAATGGCCCACCAATACAGATGTCTTTTCTCTTATACCACCCTGCATATCCTCAATGCGGACTCTAACGCCTGATCCATATTATAGTATTTAAAATCCGCTAAGCGTCCGCAAGGGATCAGGTTAGGGATTTTGTCCGCCAGCTCACGGTACTGAGCATACTGTTTCTGGCTTGCGTCTGTCAGCACCGGATAATAGGGCTCCATATACGCTCCCTCCTGATATGGCAATGGATACTCCACCGCATAACTGGAACCAGGCATATTCTGTACTGGAAGCTTCTTATACTCTGTGACCCTTGTATAGCCTTTTTCTTGAGGATAAGCCACTATAGGGGCATCCTGAACACTGTCGAGGCTTGTGTGCTTCCATTCAAAGCGCAGGGAGCGATAGGGCAAACGTCCAAAGATACCGCCAAACAGTTCATCCAACGCCCCGGTATACACTACAGGAAAAGACGTCTCTCTCCCATCTAACTGCAAAACACTATCTTGCACATTCAGCCGCTCTAGCGCCTCAACGCCCAGTTTAACAGTGATGTTGGGATGATTCAGCAGGTTCTCAAAAAATCTGGTGAACGAATGAGCCGGCATGACTTGATAGGGATCATCAAAATATCCCTCGTCATAAGAAAAGCGAAGCGGCACTCGCTTCAACACACTTGGGTCGATCTCCGCCGGAGAAACACCCCATTGTTTCGCGGTATATGGTGCATAATCTTTTTTAAACAAGTATTCTGCATAGCCCCGGATGTCCGGATCCGGGTGCTTTAGGACCTCCACCACTGTAGCAAATTCCCGCCCCGCAAATGAATCCCGGAGTTTTTTTCGCAGGGAAGCCGCCTGTTCCGGCGGATAAAAGGTGTCAATTGTCGTAAAATTAAAAGGAGTCGGGGTATATTTTTCATCCCATACCGCTCCACAAGTCAGCTTATAGTCTTTCCACTGCTCAAAGCGGCACATATATTCATAGAGCTCTTTCCTTTTTGTGTGGAATGTATGAGGCCCATATTTTTGTACCAGAAAGCCGTGTTCATCTATGTAATCGTACATATTTCCGCCTATATGTTCCCGACGTTCCCAAATTTCCACCCTTGAACCACGTTCTGCCAACTCCCGCGCAACTACAGCACCGGTTAACCCACAGCCAATAACCAAATACCTCATTTTGCTTGCTCCATTTCTCTGAAATAACGGATGGTCCGACTGATCCCTTCTTCAAAAGTGATCTGCGGTACAAAACCGGTATCTTCCCGCAAACGGCGTATGTCCAGTACCGAATTATCCGGTTTGCTTCCACACTTATACGGAAGCGAGCCAATTCCAAGGAACGCATCAGGCGCTATTTCCGCCTGAATCTTCCGAATATATTCCGCCAAAGGCTTAGCCCGACCGGAACCCAGCGGATATACCCCGTCCGGCTTTCCGTACAGCCCCAGAAGATATAATGCCTCAGCCAAGTCGTCGATATAGATGTAATCCCACATCTGCTCAAGTTTTGAATATTTGGTCTCTTCCCCATGCAGCAATGCCTTGATCGTATAAGTCAATATGTTGCTGTCATTGCGGCCGGGGCCGTAGATGCTTCCGATGAGGAGCCAGTTGAGATTCAGTCTGCGTTCACGGGCATACCACTGGCACAGCACCTGTGCCGCAGCCTTCGATGCAGCGTAAGCGTCACCCGGCGCCGGGATATTCCCGCCGTCAATTGTCTGTCCACAGTAGGCATATTCCGAAGCAGAGCCAGGAATAATTATATGTTCACAGCCAGCTTCAGCACAGGCTTCCAGTACCGATATGGCCAACGGAATATTGGATATTTGCATCTCGATCTCGTTCTTGACATCTGTGCTCACACCTGCCCAGGCAAGGTGATAAAACACATCCGGCTGCGCCACTTTAAGGATTGCAGTCAACTGCTGTTTTTCTCTGATATCTACATACAGCGGTATAACTCCATCCTGCGTTAAAATGTTCTTCTGTGCAGCTTCTACATCAATCGCATATACCTGAATATTTTCCTCAAGCAGCCGCCTTGTCAGGTTTCTTCCAATAAAACCGCCGGCCCCGGTAATTACAACTTTCTTCATAGCTTCCTCATAACATATACCGGCAGTCTACCACCGGCGAATTAGTCTTAGTTTTTACATCTCCAAACTGTGGCCATGCTGTGGTAATTGCCACCGTTTCAGCCTGCTCCAGCAACTGCTCATAGCTGTCTGCACAATTGTAGTCAAGCTTATAATACTTTTGGAACTCATCCATTGCCACTGGGTCATACACCACGATATTCCGATACCCTGCCTTGTTCAGTGTACGAATGATCTTTGCGCTGGGAGTATCCCGTACATCATCGCTTCCAGGATTGAAGGACAGGCCCAGAATACCGATGCAGCATCTCTTGTTTTCTCCAACGGTTTGGGTGATCCGTCGTGCTGTAACCTCCGGCATCTCATCATTGAGATGAATTACATGCTTCAATATCTGACCGTCAAAGCCGCTGTCTTTTACTACTGCATAGAACGCATTGGTATCCTTAGGCAGACAGTACCCTCCATAACCGCAGCCAGGATAGAAATAAGTCCGAATGCTCCCCGTCTGCCACCGCTTGTCCATGTGAAGAATGCGAAATGCATTAGCCACGTCAATTCCGCCGATAGCATCCGCCGCGATGCTCATCTCATTTGCATAGCTTATCAGGCAAGCCAAACTGGTATTGGACAAGTACTTGATAAACTCCCCCGTGTTCAGGGATACGCTAAATACCGGCGCTTTTTCCTTGGCATAGAGATTCCGCAATATCGCCTCGGAGCGCCCATCGGTCACCCCCAGTACAATACGGTCGGCGTGGGTGAAATCCTCCCAGCAGTGGCCCTCCCGCAAGAATTCCGGATTGTTGGCTACCCCCAGTTGCTCTGGTATCTTTACCCCGTGCTCCTCTAGGAAAGGAATAATCCGTTTCTCTGTGGTAGAGGGCGGAATGGTGGATTTGGTCACTAGGACACGAAACTTATCATCATGAATGGCGTCTATCGTCTGCTCCAACGCACCATAGAGGTATGTAAGGTCCGCCTGCCCACCCTCGCCGTAGGGAGTACCTACGCAATAATACACGCACTCGCTGTCCGCAACAGCTGTCTCCCAATCCGTGGTGGGGAGAAAATTTTGACCCAAATGCCGCTCCAGCGCCTCGTCCAACCCTGGTTCCCAAAAGGGAAGTTTACCAGCCCGAATCGCGGCCATCCGCTCATCATTCACTTCAATGCCGTACACCTTATGTCCATACTCAGCAAAACCCAGAGCTGTAGTCAGCCCCACAAAGCCCAACCCTACTACCGTTACCATATCAGTTCCTCCTCGCTGCTCTCTTTTACGTATTCCAGAAAATACCGTACTCCCTGCTCTACGTCCACTTCCGGGTTATAGCCTAACAGCCTTCTGGCTTTATCAATCACCGGGCAACGTCGATTTGGATTATTTTCCAAGTATGCCTTATCCTCAGACACTGCGAATCGCACCTGTCCTGTGTAACCGAATATTTCTCTGCCAGCTTGTGCATATATCTCAGCCAACTGGCGGATGGAAATCTCCGGCTTGTCCATCCCGATATTAAAGGCCTCAAAGTTTCGCCCCGCATACAGTAGTACCTTCAAATAGCCTGTGATTGCATCGCTGATATAGCAGAAGGTACGGGTAGGAGAACCATCTGAGAACATCTTGATATCACGGCCCTGCCGTACTGCGTTGGCGAAATCGGCAGGCACCCGGGCGTCGTTCAGCCGCATACCAGGGCCGTAGTTGTTGAACGGCCGGATAATGGAGATGGGCATACCATACTTCTGATGAAACAGGTAGCACATGGTCTCCCCAAACCGCTTAGCCTCATCATAGCAGGCACGAGGCCCCTGGCAATCCACGTTGCCCCGGTAAGTCTCCGGAGTTGGGATATACTCCGGGGTAGGATCGCCGTATATTTCGCTGGAGGAGTAGAAAGTCAAACCTTTGATAGGCTTTTCACAGTAAAAGTCCAGCAGACGGCGCAGCCCCCAGATGTTGGCGTCCAAGGTCTCGATGGGATACTTGCGATAGAAAACAGGAGAGGCAATAGATGCCATATGATAGATGTAATCTGCCTGCTCCGCCCCGGGAACAGAGGAAATATCGTCTGTAATCACGTTGAACTTGCGCAATTCCACTTGGCCTTTTTCAGATAGTTCTTTTAGCCAAGCTGGATAGCCCACCTGAAAGTTGTCTAAGCAGATTACCTTTTTTATCCTCAGCTCTTCTTTATAATGGGTCAGAAACTGAATGAAATAAAATCCAAGGAATCCTGCCCCGCCCGTAAAGAGCACTGTACTGTCTTGGAAATTGTCCTTCTCCTGAGGAGTCAGACCATCATAGATCCGCTGAAGATCCTTCCGCATAATTTTTTTCATAATATACACCTCTTACCAAACTTTCCACGGAGCTTTTCCGTTTGCCCACATTGCCTCCAGATTTTCCTTTTCCCGAACCGTATCCATACAGCCCCAAAATCCGCCGTGCTTATATGCCATCAGCTGGCCCTGTTCAGCAACAGTCTGAAGAGGCTCCTTCTCTAACACAGTGGCATCGCCCTCAATATAATCGATAAACTCAGGCTGGCAAACCATAAAGCCGATGTTGATCAAACTGCCGTCTCCCCGAGTCTTTTCACGGAATTCACGAATCTGTCCGCCGCTGTCTATATCCAGCACACCGAAACGCTGCCCTGCATTATACGCCGACATAGTCACCAGCTTCCCGTGAGTTCTGTGGAACTTCACCAGTTCACCGATATTCAGGTCGGAGACGCCATCGCCATAGGTAAGCATGAAGGGCTCGTCCCCAATATACTCCTTCACCCGCTTCACCCGGCCGCCGGTCATCGTGTTTAGGCCGGTATCTACCACTGTTACTTTCCATGGCTCGGAGGTATTACGATGTACAGTCATCTCATTTTTTCCGCGAGTGAAGTCGTATGTAATATCTGAGGTGTGCAGAAAATAATCCGCGAAATATTCCTTGATCACGTGCTGCTTATAGCCCGCACATATGATGAATTCGTTGTACCCATAGCTGCTGTACAACTTCATGATGTGAAGCAAAATTGGTATGCCGCCCAGCTCTACCATGGGCTTTGGTTTAAACTGGCTCTCCTCTGATATCCGTGTGCCGAATCCGCCGGCAAGCAAAATGACTTTCATAATTACCCCCTAAAAATAAAATAATATATTTTTTTGCAGAATTTCCAGCGCATACTTCCCTTTGGCAAAATGCACTTGGCCAACTCACGGCGGCGGGTGCCTACTGGAATAAATTTGTCTGCCAACCTCCTCGCTCGGGAACGATAGGGCTGCGCAGGAAAAAAAGGAATTGCTGGTGGAATTACAGTAGCAAAAATAAGTTCCTCGTAAAACGAAGTATTGCGAGCATAACTCCAGAACAGCTTTGCGCTTTGCGATTGCTGTGGAACCCAGCCACCTACCATGCCTCGTAAATTGATAGCTTTAGGATTTGTTGCTTGTGACAACTCCGTCTGAACTTCAGCAGGAAAAAACTCTTTGATTTTGAAGTATTCAAGGGAACAGCATTCTATCCTGTTCCACTCTTGGTGTAAAAAACTAATTTTTGATCCAAAAAGGTGATTAAAACAATCAGGTGGAGGGCATTCACATTTTTGTTTCATCAAATACTGCACCACATCCTTTTTCTTAAAGTTCCTGCGTATCAATTCCAAGTTCATTAGAGTTAATTCAATGGACACATAGTTAAACAAATTGTCCATCTGTAAAACGGAGGAAAATTTCTCATTCGCATTTGGAATATAACCATTTATCATTGCATCAAAAATTGGGTTTTTGACCGCAGCAGCATAGCTTTCACTAATATCCTTATCATACAGTTCCGCAATATCGCAGTTCAGAAGAATGCCGTCCTGAAGCCACACTATTTTTGAATATTTTTCAAAAATCCATGGAGCAAGATGTATGTAATACTGTTCTTCGCCAGATAAACTTCCGCTCTTCCGAATATCCAACTCGCATAGTTCATCCTTCGGATCGTAAAACCGGATTGAAACATTGGAAAAACTATCAGTTAACTTTTGAAGAGCAATATTGTGTTGCCTTTTCAACCAACTACTCTGCTCATTCTCATCCATACTTTGCTCTAACAGAATAATGTCGTAATTTCGAGCCTGGTTTGTGTTTTCTAAAAGAGATTGTAGCGTAACTCCAACTAAGGAACGGTTTCCATCATTGAGTGGGACAGCAATGGCGACATTCCTATCGGCGAATTGGGGATTCAGCTGTGGCAGGCGTTTTCCAGTGTTAAGAAAGCAGATAAGCTGACGCTCTTTTATCAAAAGTCTACTATTTAGCTGATGATGATAGATAAAAATGCTGAACAACCACTCTCCAAGATACGCCGGAGCACGATTTTGAGTGATGCTGAAATTGCTGCAATCGATCATGGTGCTGAATTCAAAGAGAATCGGAAAAATGAACTCACACATTTTATGGAAGAGTTCCTTCTTAAAAATAAAGCAATTAAATCCTCTAAACATTTTTCCATTGATAAATGTTAATGCGGATTTGTAATATGCAGGAGAGCGCTTTTTTATCAATTCCAGCATTATGTCGAAGTGTTCTGGCTTGAGATATGAAGAACAATGCTTTTCCCATTGTTCCTTGATGCTTTTGCAGGCATGATCGCATATGCTAGAATCCTCTATACTGTAT
It contains:
- the glf_1 gene encoding UDP-galactopyranose mutase gives rise to the protein MYDYIDEHGFLVQKYGPHTFHTKRKELYEYMCRFEQWKDYKLTCGAVWDEKYTPTPFNFTTIDTFYPPEQAASLRKKLRDSFAGREFATVVEVLKHPDPDIRGYAEYLFKKDYAPYTAKQWGVSPAEIDPSVLKRVPLRFSYDEGYFDDPYQVMPAHSFTRFFENLLNHPNITVKLGVEALERLNVQDSVLQLDGRETSFPVVYTGALDELFGGIFGRLPYRSLRFEWKHTSLDSVQDAPIVAYPQEKGYTRVTEYKKLPVQNMPGSSYAVEYPLPYQEGAYMEPYYPVLTDASQKQYAQYRELADKIPNLIPCGRLADFKYYNMDQALESALRICRVV
- the rmd_1 gene encoding GDP-6-deoxy-D-mannose reductase — encoded protein: MKKVVITGAGGFIGRNLTRRLLEENIQVYAIDVEAAQKNILTQDGVIPLYVDIREKQQLTAILKVAQPDVFYHLAWAGVSTDVKNEIEMQISNIPLAISVLEACAEAGCEHIIIPGSASEYAYCGQTIDGGNIPAPGDAYAASKAAAQVLCQWYARERRLNLNWLLIGSIYGPGRNDSNILTYTIKALLHGEETKYSKLEQMWDYIYIDDLAEALYLLGLYGKPDGVYPLGSGRAKPLAEYIRKIQAEIAPDAFLGIGSLPYKCGSKPDNSVLDIRRLREDTGFVPQITFEEGISRTIRYFREMEQAK
- the rkpK_1 gene encoding UDP-glucose 6-dehydrogenase, which codes for MVTVVGLGFVGLTTALGFAEYGHKVYGIEVNDERMAAIRAGKLPFWEPGLDEALERHLGQNFLPTTDWETAVADSECVYYCVGTPYGEGGQADLTYLYGALEQTIDAIHDDKFRVLVTKSTIPPSTTEKRIIPFLEEHGVKIPEQLGVANNPEFLREGHCWEDFTHADRIVLGVTDGRSEAILRNLYAKEKAPVFSVSLNTGEFIKYLSNTSLACLISYANEMSIAADAIGGIDVANAFRILHMDKRWQTGSIRTYFYPGCGYGGYCLPKDTNAFYAVVKDSGFDGQILKHVIHLNDEMPEVTARRITQTVGENKRCCIGILGLSFNPGSDDVRDTPSAKIIRTLNKAGYRNIVVYDPVAMDEFQKYYKLDYNCADSYEQLLEQAETVAITTAWPQFGDVKTKTNSPVVDCRYML
- the galE1_1 gene encoding UDP-glucose 4-epimerase, which gives rise to MKKIMRKDLQRIYDGLTPQEKDNFQDSTVLFTGGAGFLGFYFIQFLTHYKEELRIKKVICLDNFQVGYPAWLKELSEKGQVELRKFNVITDDISSVPGAEQADYIYHMASIASPVFYRKYPIETLDANIWGLRRLLDFYCEKPIKGLTFYSSSEIYGDPTPEYIPTPETYRGNVDCQGPRACYDEAKRFGETMCYLFHQKYGMPISIIRPFNNYGPGMRLNDARVPADFANAVRQGRDIKMFSDGSPTRTFCYISDAITGYLKVLLYAGRNFEAFNIGMDKPEISIRQLAEIYAQAGREIFGYTGQVRFAVSEDKAYLENNPNRRCPVIDKARRLLGYNPEVDVEQGVRYFLEYVKESSEEELIW
- the rfbF_1 gene encoding Glucose-1-phosphate cytidylyltransferase; translated protein: MKVILLAGGFGTRISEESQFKPKPMVELGGIPILLHIMKLYSSYGYNEFIICAGYKQHVIKEYFADYFLHTSDITYDFTRGKNEMTVHRNTSEPWKVTVVDTGLNTMTGGRVKRVKEYIGDEPFMLTYGDGVSDLNIGELVKFHRTHGKLVTMSAYNAGQRFGVLDIDSGGQIREFREKTRGDGSLINIGFMVCQPEFIDYIEGDATVLEKEPLQTVAEQGQLMAYKHGGFWGCMDTVREKENLEAMWANGKAPWKVW